In the genome of Croceimicrobium hydrocarbonivorans, one region contains:
- a CDS encoding serine hydrolase domain-containing protein, giving the protein MKKLLIPSILFFSLSSCNFNKEQAVDHKGSSDQSLCFCQKEAIAKKTELEYGIREQVKFLDEEEELQSIQSKLTEYTIPALSLSVIEHGEISWSELYQNPAFATQSELDCSTIFQAASLSKPVTYMAALRMEAAGAIDMDRDIESYLKDFHLPEGEQSAENPVTFRNLFSHTSGISRGGYLGYDQDSALPSDLDILKGSPGVNTPAIQVALPPNFTLSYSGGGYTLAELALQDIFQAEFPEIMDQWILRPLQMKHSLFDQPLPDSLAPRVAKGHDTNGKMINGGWNNYPQQAAAGLWSTSQDMALFLIEIYKAYHGKSALFTQAEIEAMLDQQREGHVYGFIIQRAGNAISLTHYGGNVGYRSGMTINLTNGNGLVYLINSDNGADLGNELLLSASAVYDWPHFKQTAVSRGEISEDSLQALAGDYKWNDQIDLSLEFDTKHKQIVLVFPNGDRYGLCPVQSNGLQLIHPKTGVMISFRKEDALEVFSLYGQKAVRKRF; this is encoded by the coding sequence TTGAAAAAACTCCTAATCCCGAGCATCCTCTTCTTTTCGCTATCATCTTGTAATTTCAACAAAGAGCAAGCGGTTGATCACAAAGGCAGCTCGGATCAATCCCTTTGCTTCTGTCAAAAAGAAGCCATTGCTAAAAAAACCGAACTCGAATATGGCATTCGCGAGCAAGTAAAATTTCTGGATGAAGAAGAGGAATTGCAGTCTATTCAAAGCAAATTGACTGAGTATACTATTCCGGCTCTATCGCTAAGTGTCATCGAGCATGGTGAAATCAGCTGGAGTGAGCTTTATCAAAATCCAGCCTTTGCTACGCAGAGTGAATTGGATTGCTCAACAATATTTCAGGCGGCATCATTATCCAAGCCGGTAACTTATATGGCGGCTCTGCGCATGGAAGCAGCTGGGGCAATTGATATGGACCGAGATATTGAATCCTATTTAAAGGACTTTCATTTGCCGGAAGGAGAACAAAGCGCTGAAAATCCAGTTACCTTTCGCAATCTCTTTTCCCATACTTCAGGCATTAGCCGCGGGGGCTATTTAGGCTATGATCAAGACTCTGCCCTTCCCTCCGACCTTGATATTCTAAAGGGAAGTCCAGGGGTTAACACTCCCGCCATTCAGGTTGCTTTACCACCAAATTTCACCCTAAGCTATTCCGGAGGCGGCTATACCCTGGCGGAGCTGGCTTTGCAAGATATTTTTCAAGCAGAGTTTCCCGAGATCATGGACCAGTGGATTCTAAGGCCTTTGCAAATGAAGCATTCGCTATTTGATCAGCCCCTGCCCGATTCACTGGCTCCGCGTGTGGCTAAAGGCCATGATACTAATGGCAAAATGATAAATGGCGGATGGAATAACTATCCTCAACAAGCTGCAGCCGGACTATGGAGCACCTCACAAGACATGGCCCTTTTCCTGATCGAAATCTATAAGGCCTATCATGGCAAGAGTGCGCTTTTTACGCAAGCGGAAATCGAAGCGATGCTAGATCAGCAAAGAGAAGGACATGTTTATGGTTTTATAATCCAGCGCGCTGGAAATGCTATTTCTCTTACGCATTATGGTGGTAATGTGGGTTATCGTAGCGGCATGACGATCAACTTGACTAACGGAAATGGCTTGGTTTATTTGATCAATTCTGATAATGGTGCCGACTTAGGCAATGAACTGCTCTTATCCGCCTCTGCGGTTTATGATTGGCCACATTTCAAGCAAACCGCGGTAAGCCGTGGAGAAATTAGTGAGGATAGCCTCCAAGCTTTGGCGGGTGATTACAAATGGAACGATCAAATTGATCTTAGTCTCGAATTTGATACGAAGCATAAGCAAATTGTGCTGGTTTTCCCCAATGGCGATCGCTATGGACTCTGTCCGGTGCAGTCAAATGGATTGCAACTTATTCATCCAAAAACCGGGGTGATGATTTCTTTTAGAAAAGAGGATGCCTTGGAGGTGTTTAGCTTATATGGGCAAAAAGCTGTGAGGAAAAGGTTTTGA
- a CDS encoding S41 family peptidase, whose protein sequence is MFRILSLFSLLLLALACQSDLAEADSDALSIYDSFHQDLKSHYAGFANEHQADSLYYSLRKNLKANSSDAELWQALCSYADALNDEHIKLYRDAEEEIFISGDEGFIASQQAFSLELIAADYLDNAGLSGDMLLYGELSPKIAYLYVAALLEEDERYLINALEALDLDAKSALVIDLRQCIGGYDGLAAIFAAHFSRHQDLVFRSRVKSGPGAHQFSTAEDYKSPAPSSPHFAKPIVFLTDRGTVSEAEILSLYLRSYDQVHHIGNSTAGALSMVSPARFLANGWRYEYSIQKILQPDGSSFEKLGIKPEINIKNNPSNIQSGKDLVLEGAIQFLTENYNIN, encoded by the coding sequence ATGTTTCGAATACTAAGCCTGTTTAGCCTCCTCCTTTTGGCCTTGGCCTGCCAATCCGATTTAGCGGAAGCCGATAGCGATGCCCTCAGCATCTATGATTCCTTCCATCAAGATTTGAAAAGCCATTATGCTGGCTTTGCAAATGAGCATCAGGCCGACTCCCTCTACTATAGCCTGCGCAAGAACTTAAAAGCAAATAGCTCCGATGCCGAATTGTGGCAAGCCCTCTGTTCCTATGCAGATGCTTTGAACGATGAACATATAAAGCTTTACCGCGATGCGGAGGAGGAAATATTCATCTCGGGTGACGAGGGCTTTATTGCCAGTCAGCAAGCCTTCAGCCTTGAGCTAATTGCTGCTGATTATTTAGATAATGCGGGCCTTTCGGGGGATATGTTGCTCTATGGAGAACTGAGCCCCAAAATCGCCTATCTCTACGTGGCGGCCTTATTGGAAGAGGATGAACGGTATTTAATCAATGCCTTGGAGGCTTTGGATTTAGATGCGAAATCAGCCTTGGTTATTGACCTCAGACAATGTATTGGGGGGTATGATGGATTAGCAGCCATCTTCGCAGCGCATTTCAGTCGGCATCAGGACCTGGTATTCCGCAGCCGTGTAAAATCTGGTCCCGGAGCCCATCAATTTAGTACTGCAGAAGATTATAAGAGTCCGGCTCCCTCCTCTCCTCATTTTGCCAAACCTATTGTATTCCTAACGGATAGAGGAACGGTAAGTGAGGCGGAGATTCTCAGTCTGTACCTGCGTTCCTACGATCAGGTCCATCATATTGGAAATAGTACGGCCGGTGCCTTATCGATGGTGAGTCCGGCCCGCTTTCTGGCCAATGGCTGGCGCTATGAGTACAGCATTCAAAAAATCCTCCAACCCGATGGCAGCAGCTTTGAGAAGCTGGGCATCAAGCCGGAAATAAATATCAAAAATAATCCTTCAAATATCCAGTCTGGCAAAGACCTTGTATTGGAGGGGGCCATTCAATTTTTAACTGAAAACTATAACATCAACTAA
- a CDS encoding NAD(P)-dependent alcohol dehydrogenase, which yields MQIIKAHKYGGPEVLLREEKARPQARGKQLCIQIMASSVNQSDLHLRRGQNLLCRFKNGIIKPRRMAVPGLEFAGKVHSVGPQVTAFKAGDRVMAYSGAGFGGYAQFQCLNENEVIVKMPENLNYLEAACLPYGALAAWHLIEDLSLKDQKVLICGAAGSVGNYALQLCQNAGAEITVVSRRNNHAWLKKLGAQKCLDYREENFWESPQSYDLIIDAWGQIKAKDAQRVLHPEGQFRTVSKMKSRASQAKLQKLADLIAAGKIQVFLDSVFPWEEVQKAHRKAESGEKAGHIALKISPNWNPKPHYN from the coding sequence ATGCAGATCATTAAAGCCCATAAATACGGTGGACCGGAAGTACTGCTTCGCGAGGAAAAAGCCCGACCGCAAGCCCGAGGCAAGCAGCTATGTATCCAAATTATGGCAAGTAGTGTAAATCAAAGTGACCTGCATTTAAGGCGGGGTCAGAACTTGCTTTGCCGCTTCAAAAATGGAATCATTAAGCCTCGACGCATGGCGGTACCAGGTTTGGAGTTCGCCGGAAAAGTGCATTCGGTTGGCCCTCAGGTAACAGCATTTAAGGCCGGCGATCGAGTGATGGCTTACAGCGGTGCCGGTTTTGGTGGCTATGCTCAGTTCCAATGTCTGAATGAAAACGAGGTGATTGTGAAAATGCCCGAAAATCTCAATTATCTGGAAGCGGCCTGTTTGCCTTATGGTGCTTTAGCCGCCTGGCACTTAATTGAAGACCTAAGCCTCAAGGATCAAAAAGTTTTGATTTGTGGAGCGGCCGGATCGGTTGGAAACTATGCCTTGCAATTATGCCAGAATGCGGGTGCTGAAATCACCGTGGTAAGTCGGCGCAACAATCATGCTTGGTTGAAAAAATTGGGGGCTCAAAAATGCCTCGACTATCGCGAAGAAAACTTTTGGGAAAGTCCACAAAGCTATGATCTCATTATCGATGCTTGGGGGCAGATTAAGGCTAAGGATGCCCAAAGAGTGCTACATCCCGAAGGGCAATTTCGAACTGTATCTAAAATGAAAAGCCGCGCCAGTCAAGCTAAGCTGCAAAAGCTAGCTGACTTAATAGCCGCGGGCAAAATCCAGGTTTTCCTCGATTCCGTCTTTCCTTGGGAAGAAGTGCAAAAGGCCCATCGCAAAGCGGAAAGCGGTGAAAAGGCAGGACATATCGCCTTAAAAATCAGTCCCAACTGGAACCCTAAACCTCATTACAACTGA
- a CDS encoding SDR family oxidoreductase produces MEPTPSKKLAPIIVAGASGYLGQHILHELKDRGIPFKALVRNPEKLKIKLKAEQIIKAEATQAESLKGVMDGASMIISSLGITRQKDGLSYWDVDYQANVNLLKEAEAAGLQKFVYVSVFNAHQLKGIQIIEAKEAFVKELQQSSISSQVIRPTGYFSDMADFLQMAAKGKVYLFGDGHCKLNPIHGADLAEFIVNSLSSKAEELNVGGPDLLSQNEIAALALDAYYKELKIVHLPDGLRKLIIASLKLFTSAKFYGPYEFFLSAMALHHAAPRFGHRRLYQFFQEEVNEARKESDADH; encoded by the coding sequence ATGGAACCCACTCCATCTAAAAAGCTGGCTCCCATTATTGTAGCGGGGGCCAGTGGATACCTCGGACAGCATATACTTCATGAACTAAAAGATCGGGGCATCCCTTTTAAAGCCCTGGTTCGCAATCCTGAAAAGCTCAAGATTAAGCTTAAGGCCGAACAAATCATCAAGGCGGAAGCCACCCAGGCAGAAAGCCTAAAAGGTGTTATGGATGGTGCCAGTATGATCATTAGCAGCTTGGGAATTACCCGTCAAAAGGATGGGCTGAGCTATTGGGATGTAGACTATCAAGCCAATGTGAACCTCTTGAAAGAAGCGGAAGCGGCCGGTTTGCAAAAGTTCGTTTATGTCTCCGTTTTTAATGCCCATCAACTTAAAGGCATTCAGATTATTGAGGCTAAGGAAGCTTTTGTGAAAGAACTCCAGCAATCTTCCATTTCATCTCAGGTAATTCGACCTACTGGCTATTTCTCTGATATGGCAGATTTTCTGCAAATGGCCGCCAAGGGTAAGGTTTACCTCTTTGGGGATGGACATTGTAAGCTCAATCCTATCCATGGTGCCGATTTAGCGGAATTTATTGTGAACTCCCTTTCCTCTAAAGCGGAGGAATTAAATGTGGGAGGACCAGATTTACTGAGTCAGAATGAAATTGCCGCCCTGGCCCTGGATGCCTATTACAAGGAATTGAAAATTGTGCATCTCCCCGATGGCTTAAGGAAGCTGATCATTGCCAGCTTAAAACTCTTTACCTCAGCCAAATTCTACGGGCCTTATGAGTTTTTCTTATCCGCCATGGCCCTGCACCACGCTGCGCCGCGCTTTGGTCATCGCCGCTTGTATCAATTCTTTCAAGAAGAAGTAAACGAAGCTCGTAAGGAAAGCGATGCAGATCATTAA
- a CDS encoding MFS transporter, giving the protein MNTTAPSPEKKPFSRYQSLLVLSLGFLLFGMALDFMLMPALSAMVLESMALSTEAFALILSLNSLAAGISAFALSLFADRIERKKLLLITYALFCVGLIGSALAPDYYTLIAARLATGISGGMIASLCFTLISEHFEEKQKGRAMGLIQIPFGIGQLAGLPLALYLAAEFQWQYAYAALALVAILAFFLALSLIRRSEVTQSPDSHFWQNWLAVFKTKRQQYCLANNFLLITADVAFMSFSSAYFIFNQGLEEADLALVFGLAGVASLAFGPLFGFWADRFGQGKIFSLSTLLGALVLIPLSLLSDLGLNSILILNSLLFCSVAGRTVSAGALSLMVPRPENRASFLSIDSALQRVAAGFGAALAGWILVQSEDNRMLNYPQLMLLILIIYGLSTWLFFIIQRRLKSEI; this is encoded by the coding sequence ATGAATACCACTGCTCCCAGTCCTGAGAAAAAGCCTTTTAGTCGCTATCAAAGCTTATTAGTCCTTAGCCTCGGTTTCTTACTCTTTGGCATGGCCCTCGATTTTATGTTGATGCCGGCCTTAAGTGCTATGGTTTTGGAAAGCATGGCACTTAGCACCGAAGCTTTCGCCTTAATTCTCAGTCTTAATTCGCTGGCAGCCGGTATTTCCGCCTTTGCACTCTCCCTTTTTGCCGATCGTATTGAAAGGAAAAAACTGCTCCTTATTACCTATGCCTTATTCTGTGTGGGTTTGATTGGTTCTGCTTTAGCCCCAGATTATTACACCTTAATTGCAGCCCGTTTGGCCACCGGTATTTCGGGGGGAATGATTGCCTCCCTCTGCTTTACCCTCATCAGCGAGCATTTTGAGGAAAAGCAAAAAGGCCGTGCCATGGGCCTCATTCAAATTCCCTTTGGGATTGGTCAATTAGCCGGCTTACCCTTGGCTTTGTATTTAGCGGCCGAGTTTCAATGGCAATATGCTTATGCCGCCCTGGCTCTGGTAGCTATTCTGGCCTTTTTCCTGGCTTTAAGCCTGATACGTCGCAGTGAGGTAACGCAATCTCCAGATAGCCATTTCTGGCAAAATTGGTTGGCTGTCTTCAAAACTAAAAGACAACAATACTGCCTCGCCAACAATTTCTTGCTCATCACAGCAGATGTAGCTTTCATGAGTTTCTCCTCTGCCTACTTCATCTTTAATCAAGGATTGGAAGAAGCGGATTTAGCCTTGGTTTTTGGCTTAGCCGGAGTGGCTAGTTTAGCCTTTGGGCCCCTATTTGGCTTTTGGGCCGATCGCTTTGGGCAGGGCAAGATTTTCAGCCTTAGTACCCTCTTAGGAGCCCTGGTGCTCATCCCCTTAAGTTTGCTTTCGGATCTAGGCCTTAACTCGATCTTGATCCTCAACTCCTTGCTATTTTGCTCGGTGGCTGGTCGTACCGTAAGTGCCGGGGCTTTAAGCCTGATGGTACCTCGACCCGAAAATCGTGCTTCTTTTCTAAGTATAGATTCGGCCTTGCAAAGAGTGGCCGCTGGCTTTGGGGCGGCTTTAGCCGGATGGATATTGGTACAAAGCGAGGATAATCGCATGCTGAATTATCCCCAATTAATGCTGCTGATCCTGATTATTTACGGCCTCAGCACCTGGCTCTTCTTTATCATCCAGCGCCGCCTGAAATCCGAAATCTAA
- a CDS encoding DUF4386 domain-containing protein — protein MQSRGHYARWAGISFLALFIFGFYGMGYVPNTLFDYGNAEHSYQQIAAKGLLHRQGIIATVFMNIASIFLALFSYLWLGQFSKSLALSTAILLSCGAFISLGNELNSYALNYWSQQSFSPQVAGQISFYLNQYRFGVYLATVFWGLWLIPPGIALILKRGLARIIGLLLVLSALGYLIDSLAYLAQDKLLLVADYTFLGELSFTLYMLFQKKARY, from the coding sequence ATGCAGAGTAGAGGACATTATGCAAGATGGGCCGGAATTAGTTTTCTGGCCCTCTTCATCTTCGGCTTTTATGGGATGGGCTATGTGCCCAACACCCTCTTCGATTATGGCAATGCCGAGCACAGTTATCAGCAAATTGCGGCTAAAGGCCTGCTGCACCGCCAAGGCATTATCGCTACCGTTTTTATGAATATCGCCAGTATCTTTCTGGCGCTTTTCAGCTATTTATGGCTAGGGCAATTTTCGAAGAGCCTAGCCCTAAGCACCGCCATTCTATTAAGTTGTGGAGCCTTTATTTCTTTGGGCAATGAACTCAACAGCTATGCCCTCAACTATTGGTCACAACAAAGCTTTAGCCCTCAGGTCGCTGGCCAAATAAGCTTCTACCTAAATCAATACCGCTTTGGAGTATATCTGGCCACCGTATTCTGGGGCCTTTGGTTAATTCCTCCGGGGATAGCTTTGATCCTTAAAAGAGGATTGGCCCGCATTATTGGTTTGCTTTTAGTGCTTTCGGCCTTGGGATATTTAATTGACAGCCTCGCCTACCTGGCTCAGGATAAATTACTTTTGGTGGCAGATTATACTTTCCTTGGCGAACTAAGTTTTACCCTGTACATGCTCTTCCAAAAGAAGGCCCGCTATTAA
- a CDS encoding TonB-dependent receptor: MKKSILLMAYMILFGFQAQSQNLSQVLRGTVIDQESQMPLPGANVVILGTDPILGTSTDFDGKFKFEAVPLGRLQIEVSFIGYQSRVLNNIEVNSAREMVLKIELQESLSTLEEVTVKATTKNGRAQNDMIQVSGRSISMEELNRFTASFNDPALVTANYAGVSNSGSGGNEIIIRGNAPKYMQWQLDGLPISNPNHFADQGAVGGSTSALNSNLLATSDFSTGAFAPEYGNALSGVYDLQIREGNNEKLEAIFGIGLIGTDLTLEGPLAKGYDGSFLVNYRYSTATLLNDLGAIDVNGDMFFQDAAFKVVLPTKKAGRFSIFGLGGYSGFALKNATPADWETPGDDVMSGNVYEDYDKQSFLFNSGINHSIKIDDKSFLKSSIGFSLDGLEDDIWQKADSNGVGIPSFDSDMQNRTYTAATSYQRKHNNRLSYRIGSRYTLFDLDYQQAMMMPGDSSLKNTIGIQEQVGALRNYLSMKYRLSDEISLVAGLHHHHILYNNKYSVEPRFSASYQHHPKGTLRFGYGMHSSMERLNHYFAKVKQADGSYAQSNTDLDLLKAHHFVLGYDWAFSSNLKLSTEVYYQHLYQLPVANDANSYYSTINEDFNIQYVDLVNKGTGRNYGLEMTLQRFLANNYYFLINASVFDSKYTTLDGRERNTRFNGNYIVNFLAGKEWTGLGSKNNQSLGINFKAFIGGGKKVIPLLRDENGNLAVNPAQGQYWDYDKAYETDLEDIYTLTISASYKWQLKRTSHELFLNLENLSNNKGKLSEYYDANQAGKVGYTTQFGLLPNLMYRIYF, from the coding sequence ATGAAAAAGTCAATCCTTCTAATGGCTTATATGATCCTGTTCGGATTTCAAGCCCAAAGCCAAAACCTCAGCCAGGTATTGCGCGGAACCGTTATCGATCAGGAAAGTCAAATGCCCCTGCCCGGTGCCAATGTGGTTATTTTAGGGACCGATCCCATTTTAGGAACCTCCACCGATTTTGATGGTAAATTCAAATTTGAAGCGGTTCCCTTAGGTCGTTTGCAAATTGAAGTAAGCTTTATTGGTTACCAAAGTCGGGTTCTGAATAATATCGAAGTGAATTCGGCCCGAGAGATGGTCCTGAAAATTGAATTGCAAGAATCCCTTTCCACCTTAGAGGAAGTAACAGTTAAGGCTACAACAAAGAATGGCCGGGCCCAAAACGACATGATTCAGGTGAGTGGTCGCTCCATTTCCATGGAAGAGCTTAATCGTTTTACCGCCAGCTTTAATGATCCGGCTTTGGTAACCGCCAATTATGCTGGAGTCTCAAATTCAGGGAGTGGTGGTAACGAAATCATCATCCGCGGAAACGCCCCTAAATACATGCAGTGGCAGTTAGACGGACTGCCGATTAGCAATCCCAATCACTTTGCCGACCAAGGTGCGGTGGGTGGTTCTACCAGCGCTCTCAATAGTAATTTGCTGGCAACTTCCGATTTCTCTACCGGTGCCTTTGCACCCGAATATGGCAATGCCTTGAGCGGGGTTTACGATTTGCAAATTCGCGAAGGGAACAATGAAAAGCTGGAAGCCATTTTCGGTATTGGCTTAATCGGCACCGACCTCACCCTCGAAGGTCCCCTGGCCAAAGGTTACGATGGATCCTTCCTGGTAAATTACCGCTATTCTACCGCTACCCTACTCAATGACCTGGGTGCCATTGATGTTAATGGCGATATGTTCTTTCAGGATGCAGCCTTTAAAGTAGTATTGCCTACCAAAAAAGCGGGCCGTTTCTCCATCTTTGGATTAGGAGGCTACAGTGGATTTGCTTTAAAGAATGCGACTCCAGCCGACTGGGAAACGCCCGGTGATGATGTAATGAGCGGCAATGTGTACGAAGATTACGATAAGCAAAGTTTCCTCTTTAATAGTGGAATTAACCACAGCATCAAGATTGATGATAAGAGTTTCTTAAAATCCAGCATCGGCTTTAGCCTCGATGGTTTGGAAGATGATATTTGGCAAAAGGCCGACTCCAATGGCGTGGGGATTCCCAGCTTCGACTCTGATATGCAAAACCGTACTTATACCGCCGCTACCAGCTATCAGCGTAAGCATAATAACCGTTTAAGCTACCGCATTGGCAGTCGTTACACCCTTTTTGATCTCGATTACCAGCAGGCCATGATGATGCCCGGCGACAGCAGTTTGAAAAACACCATTGGTATTCAAGAACAAGTGGGTGCCCTGCGGAACTACCTTTCTATGAAATACCGCTTAAGCGATGAGATTAGCTTGGTAGCAGGGCTGCATCACCATCATATCCTCTACAACAACAAGTATAGCGTAGAGCCTCGTTTCTCTGCTTCTTACCAACATCATCCCAAAGGAACCCTGCGTTTCGGTTATGGAATGCACTCTAGCATGGAGCGATTAAATCATTATTTCGCCAAGGTAAAACAGGCGGATGGCAGCTATGCCCAAAGCAATACTGATCTCGACCTATTAAAAGCCCACCACTTTGTTTTAGGCTATGATTGGGCCTTTAGTTCCAATCTAAAATTGAGCACCGAAGTGTATTATCAGCACCTCTACCAATTACCAGTGGCCAATGATGCGAATAGCTATTACAGCACCATTAATGAAGACTTCAATATTCAATATGTGGACTTGGTGAATAAAGGTACCGGGCGTAATTACGGACTGGAAATGACCCTTCAGCGCTTCCTCGCTAACAATTACTATTTCTTAATCAATGCCTCGGTATTCGATTCGAAATACACCACCTTAGACGGCCGCGAGAGAAATACCCGCTTTAATGGCAATTACATTGTTAACTTCCTGGCCGGAAAAGAATGGACAGGCTTGGGCTCTAAAAACAATCAATCTTTAGGAATCAATTTCAAAGCCTTTATTGGCGGAGGTAAAAAGGTGATTCCACTATTGCGCGACGAGAATGGCAATTTAGCGGTGAATCCAGCTCAGGGTCAGTACTGGGATTACGATAAGGCCTATGAAACCGATTTGGAAGACATCTATACCCTTACCATCTCTGCCAGCTACAAATGGCAATTGAAGCGCACCAGCCATGAGCTGTTCTTAAACCTCGAAAACTTGAGCAATAACAAAGGAAAATTGAGCGAATACTACGATGCCAATCAAGCGGGTAAAGTTGGCTATACCACTCAGTTTGGACTATTACCTAACTTAATGTACCGCATTTACTTCTAA
- a CDS encoding helix-turn-helix domain-containing protein yields MPRKSLLVLPLANFSSDPENEYFSDGLTEELINVLSRIEGLGIIARTSAFSLKGQELSLETIGEKLKVSHLLEGSVQKAGSRVRVRLKLVAIEDGFTLWAESYDREMADIFDLQDDIAAEVLQALEIYFRQNFSSSHYTDNISAYEAFLKGHYFFKKDYEGTVKALEFFREATRLDRNYAEAYAYTGECLIHHAAYGLIGTSEAHEEARKLAQLALAINPYEAQAYKLLTYISLFYDWDWEAARDSYHKALHFGLSAYNEFISYYHIFLNGDYQEAISIAKKALESDPLHAEAHWQLGLCYVFARNFKDGIRAFNKALELDARFTEALRWKATALGFSGKIKEAQEYMDRALELSAEDPYQNFNSLLLRLQMGEIDKVREALNSRHFIDSADPAQVYAQMGEKEACFSYLEKAWQERSVMMVSLKHYWIWEKVQEDPRFEDFLARMKFPEKGWEDIPRLSAEVAEPDEEVKAVLSELESLMTEEEAYLDPGLNLRNLAEKLDLHPNKLSWLINEHCAMNFNEYINQYRLESFKEKALDPQNRNLTLLALAYDSGFNSKSVFNEFFKRSTGLSPRAWLKSRPNS; encoded by the coding sequence ATGCCCCGCAAATCACTATTGGTCTTGCCTCTGGCGAATTTCTCCTCTGATCCGGAAAATGAATATTTCAGTGATGGATTAACGGAGGAATTGATCAATGTGCTTAGTCGGATAGAAGGTTTAGGAATCATTGCCCGTACTTCGGCTTTTAGCCTGAAGGGGCAAGAGCTCAGTTTGGAGACCATCGGCGAAAAGCTCAAGGTGAGCCATTTGCTGGAAGGCAGTGTGCAAAAGGCTGGCAGTCGGGTTCGGGTACGACTCAAATTAGTGGCCATTGAAGATGGCTTTACCCTTTGGGCCGAATCCTATGATCGGGAAATGGCCGACATCTTCGACCTGCAAGATGATATCGCCGCTGAGGTACTGCAGGCTCTGGAAATCTACTTCCGCCAAAACTTTAGTAGCAGTCATTATACCGATAATATTAGCGCCTATGAGGCTTTCCTCAAAGGTCATTATTTCTTTAAGAAGGACTACGAGGGCACGGTTAAAGCCCTGGAATTTTTTAGGGAGGCCACCCGCCTCGATCGCAATTATGCAGAGGCTTATGCCTATACCGGTGAATGTCTAATTCACCATGCGGCATACGGTTTAATCGGCACCAGCGAAGCGCATGAAGAAGCCCGCAAATTGGCGCAATTGGCTTTGGCCATCAATCCCTATGAAGCGCAAGCCTATAAGCTCCTTACCTATATTTCCCTCTTCTACGATTGGGATTGGGAGGCGGCCCGCGATTCTTATCATAAAGCGCTGCACTTTGGACTTAGCGCCTATAATGAGTTTATCAGCTATTACCATATTTTCCTTAATGGCGATTATCAAGAGGCAATTAGTATAGCCAAGAAAGCCCTCGAAAGTGATCCATTGCATGCAGAGGCCCATTGGCAATTAGGTCTCTGCTATGTATTTGCTCGGAATTTTAAAGATGGGATTCGCGCCTTTAATAAGGCCCTGGAACTGGATGCCCGCTTTACCGAGGCCCTGCGTTGGAAGGCCACTGCCTTGGGTTTCTCGGGTAAGATAAAGGAAGCTCAAGAATACATGGATCGGGCTTTGGAGCTGAGTGCCGAAGATCCCTATCAGAATTTCAACAGCCTGCTCTTGCGTTTGCAAATGGGTGAAATTGATAAAGTAAGAGAAGCCTTAAACAGTCGACACTTTATTGATTCGGCCGATCCCGCCCAAGTATATGCCCAAATGGGCGAAAAGGAGGCCTGCTTCTCGTATTTGGAAAAAGCTTGGCAAGAAAGATCGGTAATGATGGTAAGCCTCAAGCATTACTGGATTTGGGAAAAGGTTCAGGAGGATCCCCGCTTCGAGGATTTCCTGGCCCGCATGAAATTTCCAGAAAAAGGCTGGGAAGATATCCCCAGGCTTAGTGCCGAAGTAGCTGAGCCGGATGAAGAAGTAAAAGCGGTATTAAGTGAACTGGAAAGCTTAATGACCGAAGAGGAGGCCTATCTCGACCCCGGCCTGAATCTGCGAAACCTGGCTGAAAAACTAGATCTCCATCCCAATAAACTGAGCTGGTTGATTAATGAGCATTGCGCGATGAATTTCAACGAATACATCAACCAATATCGATTGGAAAGCTTTAAAGAAAAAGCCCTCGATCCGCAGAATCGCAATCTTACCCTCCTGGCCCTGGCCTACGACAGTGGCTTTAATTCAAAATCCGTTTTTAACGAATTCTTCAAGCGCAGTACCGGTCTCAGCCCACGCGCCTGGCTAAAAAGCCGCCCTAATTCCTGA